The segment CTATGAAAGAGATATtagtagtttatcatgaatattttgtatatgtagatatatttatattatcagcgaaattatcagcaaaaatatgttacctgtttgtgtgtgtcaacatatttttgctgaattgaaaatgaagggagactagtatagatctatttcaaggttgtttcctctcatcagcttgccataccctcactgggatttgagcTTGCAgccgtaaggcagagaattaacctctaggccagtgtttcccaacttggcaacttctGGTATGCTTACCATACTCAATACCAAAGacgctcaaaatattacacagggaaaaacccaaactcacaacaatctacacagacacttttctcaacagctgattggcacctgtttgcctagctacccagcctgaggcagggggcgacccaggaaggagagtgcgggaaacgcgaatcaaattgtcaccccagagaccctggtgaggttgtaagtcgaggacttaacagttcacttgaaggaTGATGATCGTtctagccactcccacctggtcacatagccatcctacccagtcacatgaccactagccacacccacaaaataagccacacccacaatgtggcagtaagaaattttggctgctcattactgtatatgtgtgtgtgtagtttcGACAGACACTGtatatgtgtctgtgtgtatgtttctgtcgaacacttccctggtacaaagctcaGGGGATGAGATACtgtggcctagagcagtgtttcccaaccttggcaacttgaagatatctggacttcaactcccagaattccccagccacattggcgagtctacggagaggggtggcatacaaatcgaatgaatgaatgagtaagtaagtaagtaagtaagtaagtaagtaagtaagtaagtaagtaagtaagtaagtaagtaagtaagtaagttgccaaggttgggaaacactgctctagatcaggggtctccaaacttggcaaagaGAACATTGTTCTAGAGAACTCTGATATCTTGGAGAAAAAACTAACGTTTCAATTTGGCATTTTCCCCCTCTTAGGTGCATCACCAGGTCCTTCTACCGCAATGCGATTGGGGTGCTGCTGATCTTTGATATGACCAATCGAAGGTCCTTTGAGAGCATCTTCGATTGGTACAATGAGGTGACCAACGTGATGGACAAAGTCATCTTCCTCCTCGTTGGCCACAAGTGTGACCTCGAGTCCATGAACAGGGTCACCCTGGAGGAAGCGGAGGGCATGGCGACTTCTCTAGGCACCTCTTTCGTAGAAACATCTGCCAAAACTGACACCAACATAGACCTGGCTTTCGAGACCATCACCAACGCTATCTACGAGGCTCTGAAAAACAAAGAGTTTGACCTGCAGGAAGGCTGGGACGGCGTGAAAATCGTTCATAAGAGGAGAGCAAGCAGTCTGCAAAGGAAGAAGCCATCCAAAGAAGCATGCCAATGTTAACTCAGTTAGAACTGGATGTGACAAGGACAAAACAGAATTCTTCCTTAGATGAAACACAGACTTAATCCATTGGGTTAATCCTTACCCAGGTGACGCCATCCACAACCTGTTACCCCCAACTACTTTATTACATCCTCTGGAGATCTCATCTCAGATCTTGTTTCCTGTTGAAAATCAGTgacacattttttttctgttgtttttagatttttataaaagaaatgggcattgggttttttttttaattctcaacttaaaatattttttagcaTCATCGAAAACTAAAAAGGTCtcacaaatgaaggcaaatatatgtgtcccaggataatgttgcaggatccaatctggatcgATCACTGGAGGTTTACTCTTCCAGTTTTCAGACTTGTGCTGGAATGTCTTTctcccccataattcaatgcctggggagggcaaaaacaactttccCTGgctcccggaagccctctggaggccagaaatggcctgtttcccaactcctaatgggcccagtaggcttgtgttttgccctccccaggatccaaaggcttccctggagccagaggagggtaaaaatgccctccccatccctccggaggctttctggaagcccaaaatgccctcacagagcctctgtatgaCCCAAAAAACAGCTgaccggcacatacatgcacgttggagctgaactagggcaacagcttgcataccagcagatatggcttcgcgtgccaactgtgctatagattcaccaccaCTACCCTAGAGAATGGGCTCCAGCATTAGTCCAAAAGTGTTGAAGAttaaacctctggtcctggtgactgacccagattggatcctaaaAAGAGATCCCCCCTCAGCCCACTTTCACATCGCTACCCTGTTAATTGCAGTTCATAGTCCTAACCTGCACAGTCTTTTTATGTCCTCATTGCATCCAGCTGCTAGCTTGGCTGATGGGAGATAGAAGGGATAAGTTATGAGGATTGCCAGACGGACAGATGTAGTTGTCAGACCTGCCCTGGCTTAAGCCTCTTGTTAGGAAAAAAGACCCTCAACTCCATTTGCAGTGAAAAATATACTTTTATTAAAAGCCAAGTGGTTTACAGTGtagcaaagccagaattgaaattcACGTGTCAAAACTCCCCGATTAATGTTTCCCTTCAGTTCCCCTCCTCCCGTGGTCCCTTGCTGTCcaattttatttgaataaattcttTTCAACATTGGTGAGCCATTTTCATTCCATTCCCAGGGTTTGACCTTGAGATGTTGTCTCTGGAAGGTAGGATGAATGGTTACTGTATTTGTCGGACTACAAGATGCTCTTCACTATAGGATACACCTAACttaggggaggaaaacaagacagaaaaatctgcctctgccttccagcaatttgcctccttgcagcaaacaggaaACAACCTGATTTAGCACGAGCAGCTGACTGGTGGTTGGATCTGCCTCCTGAAATGCTGCCTATCAGCTGTTCCACTAGTGATACCACCCTGGAAGTTTCCAAAAATGGGGCAGGCGGAGACTGAAAATGGGACACACAGAGACAGCGATAggcagcagtggtggtgggtGGTGGTGATTcccacagcctggaacagctgataagtggtattctgggaggcagatccaaccatcattcagctgctcatgctaaatcaggctgtgctgaagctgaccaggctgtttgctgcaaggtggcaaattgctgggaggcagaggccgaaGGGTGGGGGccggtgggtgggcggagtcttcTACAACATTCCCTGTATGAGGCCCACAggcatttccacccactttttttggggggggggcagaagtgcatcttatacactgaaatatACAGCAattcttcccccctcccatcctccttgtaGTTCATGGCAGACTGGCAGGCGGTGAATGGGAAGCTCAAGCAGATGATGGCAGTTCTGACAGGAGAGCTCAGACGGCTCCAGAAATATCTGCTGAGTCAGACTAATCCCGCCACACTAATCCCAGGAGCATTGTGGATTCGCCTTCCAGATTTTGCGGGTTAGGAACAGTTCTTTCCATTAAAACACTCTGTTCACTCCATTCCGTTGCCCTGACTCCACCCCACAAGAGATTATGTGGTAGTTaaactggagaagaaggaggaggaggaagaagaaggagaagtagtagtaatagtagtagttttgaaatagtcttcattTCCACCATATCATCTCCTTAATGTAAacttaagttttaaaaaaaatccttcaacatatttacttccctttttaaacagtaataataataatatttaataatatgtaTGGCTTTGTTTATTGTCATGGTCTTCAGTGGCCACTCTTCCATGCTTAGCAGTGCTCAAAGCCCAGTAAATGATCTCTCGGGTTGTAATCCTTGAAATGAAGGAAACAACGTGTTTAAAACATTGTTCTGCCTATTACTGAAGGAAAAGTGATGCTTTGTCTGGGCTTAATAGGTAAACaataacaatgaaataaaaataacttcCTGGGTTGAAATCCACTGGTGATCTCCATCAAGTCATATCTTgtttccactttttaaaatttttgccaTGGTTGGTAAGTGAGTCAagtggtcgttaaatgaatccagcttctcccattgactctgcttgtcagaagccaggtGGGAAAGTCACAAATGGCAAATGCACGATCCCGGGATGACGCGTCTATTGTAAATACACGCCCAGTTGCCAAGCGCCCCAACTTTcatcaatcacatgaccatggggatactgtcAAAAGGGCAAGGAccaatcataaatcacttttttacaTGACaggaaacaaatggttgtaagtcgagaactacttgCACATGGGATTTCAGTTTAAATCACCTTCTgtagagccatggtggcgcagtgtgGTTAGAGcctagtattgcaggctaactcagccCATAGCTAAGAATTCAATTCTGTGTGGCTCAAGGTTATTGACTTTACAACCACCAGGGAGCGCCAAATTTCTTTTGATtaaaagagacatttgttaagtgagctttgccccattttacaaccttccttccttgttgGGGACACCTCCCTACATCTTCCATATGATTTGGAAGTGGTTTTCCTGCATTTTCTTGGAATGATTTGCTTTACCTTTCCAGTTTAGCCCAGAGAAGATGGATTTCCTAGTGGTCTCACAAAGCATGGACCAGCtctgtcttctttcttttctttctttgtttctttctttctttctttctttctttctttctttctctctttctctctttctttctttccttctctcttcctcttccatcttcctccttctcccttctccttctctctttttctttctctttttctctttctttctctctctcctccctccctccctccccccctctccttttctaGCTGGGCACCACACCTACCTCTTAGATCAGTGGTGGTTAACCTTGAGTGGCTAAAGGTTTTGGACTTTACGAACCCCCATGGAGCACCAAATTTCTTTTGATtaaaagacatttgttaagtgagctttgccccattttacaacctttgtcGCCCCAgttcagtgatgggttcctatcgGTGTGATAGGCAACTCTGTTCCGGTAGAagctgccagattgcacaatttgcacacgATTGCTCCAGTGCCGGTCCGTCAGGTGTATAGGGGGCTTTTAAAATTTcatacgcatgtgcagaagcaaaatcttccaAGGGGACGCTCTTGCGTGTGAgatttgggtggtttttttgcttccacacatgcgtaaaagcaaaaaatcaccgaaatcacacatgagcatgtgcaggagcacCCAAATCGGATGCGAATGCGGCACACCAATACAGCGGTAAGTGCAACCTGCCGTTGCCCcagttgataagtgaatcactgcagttgctaagctAGTAACCAGGTTAAGGGAATCTAGCTTGCCTATTGATTTGGCTTgtcatgtgacctcaggacacgGCAACTATCATTGGTGgttgaatcagttgccaaggatTTGAATTTTGTTCACCTGATTCTGGAGATGCTTCAAAGGTCGTAActctgaaaaacggtcataagtcactcttttcagtgccgttgtaattttgaatggtcattaaatgaactgttgcatgTCAAGGCCTACctatgttttctttctcacagccATGGTGCATatatgttgtgcttttttaatgggGGCATCTACTTCTTGTAAACTGACTTTATCCACGACTGCAATACAAGGACACACATACGTGTGCATCAACCCAAAGACAGAATTGCCTACTGATTAGGCAGCCAAATGTTAGCCTAGCAAAGGGGGGTCAAACTTGAAGTCCGAGTGCTGGAACCAGCCTGTGGGGTACTTAGATCCAGCCGACGGGGCtgctctggaaacagcaaagaactgGCCTGCGGTGCTTCCAACAGCAAAAATGGTCTCTTGAGCGCCATTTTCGATTGCcaaggcctcctgcagccctctgccagtgagaattgagctcaggagggccacatGCGATGGTTAGCCCTcccgagttccattttcactggcagagggttgcaggaggccttggcagtcaaaaatggagcttgcaaagcccatttttgctgacagagcgCTCAGACcgccacaggtgcccccaacatgagCAACATCAAggtggccacacccacctggctccccaaggtcaaacacgaCCCCgatgtggctctcaatgaaactgagtttgacaTCCATGGCCTAGCTTGTTTGTGTGAAGTGAGGAGCTGCACTTTGCTCCATTTACCGGAATGTCTTCCGGCAGGCGGTGGGCAGGAGCATGCAGGCAGCGGGCGTGGGCATGGGCGCAGTGGCTGGGTGCATGCACCTGGTGCAagattttcttcctgcgcatgtgcaggaagcaaaatctgcaAAGAGGTGTGCtactgtgagattttggtgatttttgccaggtttttgcttctgcgcatgcacgaaagcaaaaaaaaaaaggcaaaaatttgccaaaatcgtCGGTTGCACACGCCCTTGTGCAaaattttacttcctgtgcatgcgcaggaagcaaatctcacagCATCCTATGAcagccagtcagctggagctgcgcacttAGCTcctgtcaggccgaagtcttcatgtggagttagagagttcagcctgacagctccattttcgctaccggaacAGCATTAATCCCCCCATTCCGggagctgcccattactgtttgtGTGTAAATTATCATTCAGCTACATGGAGGTCAGGTGTATACACATTTGGGCTGCGTTTGCACAACAGCGTCCTCTGTTTTAGaagacctttatttatttttatttatttgttttgtcaagtaaagATATGATACTATtaagatacatgatactagtaaaagtcaaaaatttgaaaaagagtattataaataataatattcaaatacatactagtaaaaatgaagaacattagggacaggggacggaaggcacactggtgcacttatgcatgccccttacagacctcttaggaattgggagaggtcaacagtggatagtctaagggtaaagtttttggggttaggagatgatactacagagtctggcagtgagttccatgcatcaactactcggttattgaagttgtatttcctgcagtcgagtttggagcagtttactttaagtttgcatctgtcgtgtgctcgtgtgttgttgtggttgaagctgaagtagtcgttgacaggaaggacgttgaagcatataattttatggactatgcttagatcatgtttaagactaTGTAGCTCTAAGCTTTCCAAACTAAGTTTCCTCTCCTGGCTAAGAAGGCAACTTTGATGCCCAGAAACCTTGCTGAAGGCTGGAAGGTAGGTGAAACGTGTTCCTGAGTGGCCTGGCTTGGCCTTGGATAAACACAGCCCATTTTTCAGGGAGGAGCAGGACTAGAAGTGTATGCACATCCTGCCTCCCTTAGGAGCAGCCTGCCTGCCCAAACATGGAATAAAAGAGCCACAGCCGCGGGCTGTCAACGGGAGAGCAACTACCTGCGCTAATCTCAAAACAAGTCTCAACCAGTTTCCCACCTGGGTTAGAAACTCAGCTTTTCCCACTGCTTGGGGACGGATCGGAGTGTTCCTGTTTATTTTGAGTCAAGTATGAGTTGTCTTGCTCCACTCCACCGGTGCCCGCGCCTGCATGCTCACAGACCCAGACAGATCCAGGCGCACAAGAGATAGCAGCTTCCAAGgggctcccctctctctcttccagcCTCCCCATGGCTGTGGATCCTCTGTGGGACTATCAGTTCCGGATCATTGTCCTGGGTGATTCCACGGTAGGGAAATCCTGTCTGCTGAAGCGCTACGCCGATGGGGTCTTTTCAGAGTCCATGAACCAAACGGTGGGGGTGGATTTTTACGTCCACTTTCTGGAGATGGAGCCCAACCTGCATATCAAGCTGCAATTTTGGGACACTGCCGGCCAAGAACGGTTCAGGTGAGTCAGGGGAGTTAGGTGGGCCTGGGGGTCTCTTGGCCAAAAGGTCAGGAGTGATGGGCTTTTCCCCCAAACCTTGGAAGACGTGAATGCGATGAGTCAACAGAGCCTGGAAAGTACGGAAGGCTTAaagatctccttccttccttcatttggaGAGGTAAAAACTTC is part of the Erythrolamprus reginae isolate rEryReg1 chromosome 11, rEryReg1.hap1, whole genome shotgun sequence genome and harbors:
- the RAB42 gene encoding ras-related protein Rab-42; translated protein: MEVSTETKLGRMLPAHPPSGNWHYQFRILLLGDSTVGKTSLLRRYTERCFIPTPCPTVGVEFYSKMMELPPGIRVKLQLWDTAGQERFRCITRSFYRNAIGVLLIFDMTNRRSFESIFDWYNEVTNVMDKVIFLLVGHKCDLESMNRVTLEEAEGMATSLGTSFVETSAKTDTNIDLAFETITNAIYEALKNKEFDLQEGWDGVKIVHKRRASSLQRKKPSKEACQC